A window from Rhinolophus sinicus isolate RSC01 linkage group LG01, ASM3656204v1, whole genome shotgun sequence encodes these proteins:
- the GALNT3 gene encoding polypeptide N-acetylgalactosaminyltransferase 3 translates to MAHLKRLVKLHLKRHYHKKFWKLGAVIFFFVMFLILMQREVSVQYSKEESRMERNMKNKNKVFDLMLEAVNNIKDAMPKMQIGAPVRQSIDAGEKPCLQGYYTAAELKPVLDRPPQDSNAPGASGKAFKTTNLSIEEQKEKELGEAKHCFNAFASDRISLHRDLGPDTRPPECIEQKFKRCPPLPTTSVIIVFHNEAWSTLLRTVHSVLYSSPAILLKEIILVDDASVDEYLHDKLEEYIKQFSIVKIVRQRERKGLITARLLGATVATAETLTFLDAHCECFYGWLEPLLARIAENYTAVVSPDIASIDMNTFEFNKPSPYGSNHNRGNFDWSLSFGWESLPDHERQRRKDETYPIKTPTFAGGLFSISKDYFEYIGTYDEEMEIWGGENIEMSFRVWQCGGQLEIMPCSVVGHVFRSKSPHTFPKGTQVIARNQVRLAEVWMDDYKEIFYRRNTDAAKIVKQKSFGDLSKRFEIKHRLQCKNFTWYLNNIYPEVYVPDLNPVISGYIKSFGQPLCLDVGENNQGGKPLILYTCHGLGGNQYFEYSAQHEIRHNIQKELCLHAAQGLVQLKACTYKGHKTVATGEQIWEIHKDQLLYNPFFKMCLSANGEHPSLVSCNPSDLLQKWIFSQTD, encoded by the exons ATGGCTCACCTAAAGCGACTAGTAAAATTACATCTTAAAAGACATTACCATAAAAAGTTCTGGAAGCTTGGtgcagtaatttttttctttgtaatgtttttgaTTTTAATGCAACGAGAAGTAAGTGTTCAATATTCCAAAGAGGAATCAAGAATGGAAaggaacatgaaaaacaaaaacaaggtgtTTGATTTAATGCTGGAAGCAGTAAACAATATTAAAGATGCAATGCCAAAAATGCAAATAGGAGCACCTGTCAGACAAAGCATTGATGCTGGTGAGAAACCCTGTTTGCAAGGATATTACACAGCAGCAGAATTGAAACCCGTTCTTGACCGCCCACCTCAGGATTCTAATGCACCTGGTGCTTCTGGGAAAGCATTCAAGACAACCAATTTAAGTATCgaagagcagaaggaaaaagaacttgGAGAAGCAAAACACTGTTTTAATGCTTTTGCAAGTGACAGGATTTCTTTACACCGAGATCTTGGACCAGACACTCGACCTCCCGA ATGTATTGAACAAAAATTTAAGCGCTGTCCTCCTCTGCCTACCACCAGTGTCATAATAGTTTTTCATAATGAAGCGTGGTCCACACTGCTTAGAACTGTCCACAGTGTGCTCTATTCTTCACCTGCCATACTGCTGAAGGAAATCATTTTGGTGGACGATGCTAGTGTAGATG agtACCTACATGATAAACTAGaggaatatataaaacaattttctatAGTAAAAATAGtcagacaaagagaaagaaaaggtctgATCACTGCGCGGTTGCTAGGAGCAACAGTAGCAACAGCTGAAACGCTCACATTTTTAGATGCTCAct GTGAGTGTTTCTATGGTTGGTTAGAACCTTTGTTGGCCAGAATAGCTGAGAACTACACTGCCGTTGTGAGTCCAGATATTGCATCTATAGACATGAACACATTTGAATTCAACAAACCTTCTCCTTACGGAAGTAACCATAACCGTGGAAATTTTGACTGGAGCCTTTCGTTTGGCTGGGAATCACTTCCCGATCATGagaggcaaagaaggaaagatgaaacCTACCCAATTAA GACACCCACTTTTGCAGGAGGCCTTTTTTCCATATCAAAAgactattttgaatatattggaACTTAcgatgaagaaatggaaatctgGGGAGGTGAAAATATAGAAATGTCTTTCAGA GTGTGGCAATGTGGTGGGCAGTTGGAGATTATGCCTTGCTCTGTTGTTGGACATGTTTTTCGCAGCAAAAGCCCTCATACCTTTCCAAAAGGCACTCAGGTGATTGCTCGCAACCAGGTTCGCCTTGCAGAAGTCTGGATGGATGActataaggaaatattttataggaGAAACACAGATGCAGCAAAAATTGTTAAACAA AAATCATTTGGTGATCTTTCAAAAAGATTTGAAATAAAGCACCGCCTTCAATGTAAAAATTTTACGTGGTATCTGAACAATATTTATCCAGAAGTATATGTGCCAGACCTTAATCCTGTTATATCTGGATAT ATTAAAAGTTTTGGTCAGCCTTTATGTCTGGATGTTGGAGAAAATAATCAAGGAGGGAAGCCATTAATTTTGTATACGTGCCATGGACTTGGGGGAAACCAG TACTTTGAATACTCTGCTCAACATGAAATTCGGCATAACATCCAGAAGGAATTGTGCCTCCATGCTGCTCAAGGTCTCGTTCAGCTGAAGGCGTGTACCTACAAAGGTCACAAGACAGTTGCCACTGGAGAACAAATATGGGAGATTCATAAG GATCAACTTCTATATAatccattctttaaaatgtgCCTTTCAGCAAATGGAGAGCATCCAAGCTTAGTGTCATGCAATCCATCAGATCTACTCCAAAAATGGATTTTTAGCCAAACTGATTAA